TCTGGTGGAAAGCTTGACAGAGAACTGAGCACCTCCGTCGAGCAAGAGCGAAAGCATATATTAAGACCATCGTTTCAGTCACGTGTAAGCAACCATGGAGTATGGCCCTcacgaagaaaacaaaaacacaaccagCTCCAACTTGATCTTAGAGGACCTCAACTCCCTGGGACTCATCGCTTTCGTCACCATCGCCGTGTTGATCATCGGGCTGGCCGTGTTGGGAAACGCCCTGGAGATTATCGTCGCCTACATGTCCCCGCAAATGCGCTCCCTGTCCGATATGTTCGTCCTGAACTTGGCGTGCTGCCACCTGCTACAGGCTACTTTCTGTATGCCCATCTCGTTGTACAGCCTCAACAAAAGCTTTAGCTGGCAAACACACCGCGTGTTGTGCACCCTCTGGCTCTTGTCACTAGCGATCTCCGTGCAGGTGAGTCGCGGCAGCCTGATGTTGACCTCTTATTTGAAGTAGTCTAGAAAAGGTTAAGTGGTCccttagagcagtggttctcaaagtatttcggaccgcggaccactttacttaagtaaaaaatatggcagaacACCacggcctaaaaatcactctgtactatgaatttcaaatttccacatttatttcattacacttcaaaactaaatgtccttttgtgatagtagtatagtaataagttgatataaaactacctcgttatttttaattaaaatgttaatgtgaggaatgcatcactttaaacatcactttgctgacatatgacgactgcagCCGCGGACCTCCTGACCTATGCCCACACTTGgagaaccactgccctagaGCATAGTGACCGGAAGCTGTTGTAGGTTCAACGTGTCTACAAGTCACATTATAAGGCGTCAACAGTTGTCCACCCAACCTCACCCCCAGCTCACCTGAAATGACACCCAGTACGGACGACCTTCTTCGCCAATAAGACGAgcgacatttttaaactgtggaCTGTGTGAGATTCCGAGACATTTAAAACCTGTCAGTATGGATACCCTTCATGATCTATTTCCACCATCATCTATCTTGCtgtttctacatttttgttGCGGTAATTTTAATGCTTGCAAGCTTAATACTCGTGAAAAGTTATTCTTTTTCGCATAAACTTTGTCGCTTAACGCTTTTGCGCACATGAGGGAAGTAACTTTGCAGAGTTTAATTGACAGTGATGTCCCTTGACCTAACCGGTTCGATGGtgactcctctctctctccctcactttccAAATTTGTCCGTTGATCTGCAAAAAGTTctgtgtctaatgttcatcagtaCATTTTTGTGCGATATTTGCGTCGTTCCTGGATGGAGTTCTGTGTTTAcgccacttttcatcttttcctgacCATTTTATTTCGACTGTCGTCTTCCGCCATCTTGTCGTTACTTAGATTTGAAATCTGCGTTTCGACTTGTCGACTTCAAACTGTTTGCCTTCCTCCACCTGCTTCACAGTGTCCAgctatcacagcaagctttgtgtGAGTAATACCAGTCTGTAATAGTTGACATCAGGTATCTCTAGAAAGTTCAGTGAAATATAGCGCTGACACTGATGTGACAGATGTTGATTCTGATGCTAGAAAAGGTCAACTTGTTTGTGAGGCCTTTGACCTGACTACCGTACCTATGTAATTCTTCAAACTCGTAGGTAATAAAGCATTGTGCTAGTCTCAATTTTCAACTGATTCCCCACCTGCAAGTCAGCCATATATCACCTCCCCATCACTGGCAGAAACAAGGTGAATGTCAGCTGTAGACTGTGATAGGCCGAGGTCTGTGACAAATATAGTGATTCCACAACTGTTGTTGAGACTAGCATtcattcttattatgtttgccagggcttctgcttacgcaaaatattgcgtacagtatgcattaaaagttcagaagaacccttcaattttcgtcaatggggtcccaggggaccccttcaaattaaggcgaagaacagatacaaaattgggtaagtgtagtgtctgacgtcgtaGCCCAAGCtattgctgtcgtctgctacaaggtgagagttacttcccttgcactgagttttttttcccttaccgggaagagttccaatAACgtatttccaagatgttgacagcgtggttaaaatcatcgtatcagaaacggaaagaaagtgtgcaccccaagtacagtgagcataagctcatcacagatgcttgcacactcttcatggcacagaaatatcgccgtttctgactagacattacagtgctttgtgtgcctgaaaggcagttgaacacagtagttgatttgttaggggttttttttcaactttttaaagggaccccttagagttagcctgggaccccttagaaatctgaagaaggggtacctgagaccccaaagaatttagctttagcagaagccctggtttgcgccttttggttggtttttgctgttgttctttgttggttggttgtttgtttgtttggttggttttgtttctttttttagtaaCGTGCGTTGAGCACGCCTTTAGTGGTAGGAAAAAGtgttatacaaataaacatattattgtttttttattattattctaataCTATGTGTTAGATCGAGCGTCATTCCATCGCCTTGCACGTCTAGGCTTTTTTGTAGAtttgaaaaagtttctttcgttaaaaaaaatgtcttcctgTCACAATAACTCAGTAAAGTTTAAACGCCATGTCTATGTTAAATGGACATTTATGATCTGTCCCTCCAGGTGTCCGCTTTCTCTCTTTGCCTCATCACATTGGATATCTATCTTGAGATCACCCATCAGAAGTGGTACAGGAACTGGCTCAACACGCCCAAGGTGGTCATAGCGTTGTGTGCAGTGTGGGTAATTCCCCTGGCGGTCAACACGTGGCCTTTAACCCCCACTCTATGGCCACAACTGGTTGAGATAGACAAAGACCAATGTGTATTTCGAGCAGCGCCGTTGCTTGTATACACTTCTGTTACTTTCGACTTCCTTCTGCCAGGTAAGAACAAAAATCTCCACGACACCATCAAACTCAGATAGGAGTGGCTAGGTAGCTTTGTCATTACTGCAGACAAAAGTCTGGGTTCTAAATCTCGGGTAGAGGGGCAACACAGTACATCTCTGGATGTGAGGCCTTGTTTTGGGGCTGGCCATCAAGGGAATCTCTCCGGGGAATCTGGTTTCTTCGCGCTCTCTCACACCTTGCTCACTAGCAAATCACACCAGGTGTATCAGCTAACCAACCATTCGGCCTCATTGAGTAATTACATCTCGAAGCATCTCCTCAAATCTTGTTACTCGGTCCAGTTTCCACATCCATCTTATAAAAACTAACTGGTCTTGTGAAGATCGTGGCACTTCCACTTTGAGTGGTGGAGCCTTAAAATCGTGTAATAACCAGCATCTTTGTCTTAAACTAACGTGTTAGATGTTGCTTAGAATACCGAATGTCTCTTTCTTAATAGTTACACGAAAAATGATGCTTACTTAGATGCAGAGTATCCTATGAGTAGTGGCTTCTGCACTCGTTCTGTTGAAATGAATTGGCGGGCGTTTGCGTTGCCAGTGGCAACTGGGGACACCCGGTAGCCTAGTGGTTTAAAACATTCGCTTGTCAATACCGCGATGAGAGGCTTTGGGTTCCGATCTCGTCTCGGTATACTCTCTGTGTGTTACACCTGTTCGCACGGTGTCACAGACACTCGCGTACACTTTGACGCCGGGACATTTGCGCGTTTTCCTTTACAAAACAGCTATGCCTATTTTGCAGACCTATATacatttaatgattttaacTAAATtcaactaataaaaatacacaattaGTCTAAAAAGTAATTtcacagtaaacaaacatcattcaATCCTTAGTACAATGTAAGATCTCTGCTTGTAAATGCAGTCTTGAAagaaagttccttttcttgGTTGATGATCagacataagaataataaagttTAGAGTCCGTCACGACGCTGCTTTCACTGATGACTAATCGGATAATACTCTTAATTTCAGTCACTGGTTCTTATTAGTACAGCAGAATATTAATAGTCGCTTGAGACTAATATTCCAGAATccatatttatatgtatacacacacacgcacccgcAAATTATCTTAAACCATAAAATCACTCAAACACAACACCACTGACGCCTCCATTTGGGGCAGACATTATGCACAAATGGCGCTGTCTCTGGGAACGAGCGACCACAAAATACTTcagaacaaaatcaaacaactcCAACTAACTCACAAAGCcgtaacagcaacaaaaaaaaaaaacctcttcaaGTACTCCATGCCATCTTCCAGGCCCATTCACTTACGGCCAATCTCCCGGCTCTGTAGACTGCGCCTATCACCAGTtataacaaaagcaaattacTAATACTTATCTAtatctttaaaagaatatatGAAAAATTCAACATACAAAACAATCCGAAATACTCAATAAAATGAACATCACACTTGTCTAGGAAGACGCAGCCTCCCCCACACGTAGTGTCCCTCCACTTGCCTTGTCTCCTTGGAAAGTGAAGCGCTGGGCGGCGACAGTTAATTAAATGGTCTTCCCCCATTCTTTCCCATTTCTctgataacaaaaaaaacaactctgttAGTCATGCGACAGATGCGGCTCGACCACCCTCGCTGCGCTGGTTGTTAAGTCTCATGTCACCCCGGGTGACACATTGTCGGCCAGTTTCCTTTTCCCATCTCGACCTGGAAGTGCGAAATCACTTCT
The sequence above is a segment of the Pomacea canaliculata isolate SZHN2017 linkage group LG6, ASM307304v1, whole genome shotgun sequence genome. Coding sequences within it:
- the LOC112566816 gene encoding alpha-1B adrenergic receptor-like, with the protein product MEYGPHEENKNTTSSNLILEDLNSLGLIAFVTIAVLIIGLAVLGNALEIIVAYMSPQMRSLSDMFVLNLACCHLLQATFCMPISLYSLNKSFSWQTHRVLCTLWLLSLAISVQVSAFSLCLITLDIYLEITHQKWYRNWLNTPKVVIALCAVWVIPLAVNTWPLTPTLWPQLVEIDKDQCVFRAAPLLVYTSVTFDFLLPGVCITVLYVFVFCYCRKRLQSSKVTRMDYADFCRIFDPFEYRTLIVMGIQVFAFVVLWMPFWIYTCLVASYGVKPSYFARKITVWLCYMTTLVTPMLHFFGNWKFQHVLKRLFGWRRASPDGRVFIFTGYNKVFPNTPPLTSPAIRQDDEVTPV